The Toxorhynchites rutilus septentrionalis strain SRP chromosome 3, ASM2978413v1, whole genome shotgun sequence genome includes a region encoding these proteins:
- the LOC129775097 gene encoding uncharacterized protein LOC129775097: MQVAVQDQAGRERKRGTAQGENRSGAMFAEIRKRKTDPDVVPIPSKQFLSEEVMASHLNSLHLSSEYTSHNIETESGEDLPSASDGFSPSSSLDDEMSLGEAPGSPLPGSHHVYMSPQELEDRLKKAQRISLCEEVRKLDSRTEILPKVLLERIEKPCTALVIWQPPQPLEKLISKSCSTLKEKEQHEDEQRSIEEAMGEDEPLPDLPDYDDDLDFEENNNNVATLGDLNRMDVEM, encoded by the exons ATGCAAGTGGCTGTTCAAGACCAAGCGGGACGAGAAAGGAAACGTGGTACGGCACAAGGCGAGAATCGTTCCGGCGCGATGTTCGCTGAGATCAGGAAAAGGAAAACCGATCCCGACGTGGTGCCAAT CCCTTCGAAGCAGTTCCTCTCGGAAGAGGTGATGGCCTCCCATTTGAACAGCCTGCATTTATCGTCAGAATATACATCGCACAACATCGAAACCGAGAGCGGCGAAGACTTACCGTCGGCCAGTGACGGATTTTCACCATCCTCTTCGCTAGATGATGAAATGTCCCTCGGAGAAGCACCTGGATCTCCCCTGCCCGGAAGCCACCATGTGTATATGTCTCCACAGGAGCTCGAGGATCGTCTCAAAAAAGCGCAGCGTATTTCGCTTTGCGAGGAAGTTCGCAAGCTGGACAGTCGAACGGAAATTTTGCCCAAAGTCCTGCTAGAACGCATCGAAAAGCCATGCACAGCGCTGGTTATATGGCAACCACCACAGCCGCTGGAGAAATTAATCTCAAAGTCATGTTCAACGCTAAAGGAAAAAGAGCAGCATGAGGACGAGCAGCGGTCTATCGAGGAGGCTATGGGTGAGGACGAGCCATTGCCCGATCTGCCAGATTATGATGATGATCTCGATTTTGAGGAGAATAACAACAATGTTGCCACGCTGGGGGACTTGAACAGAATGGATGTTGAAATGTAG